In Piliocolobus tephrosceles isolate RC106 chromosome 5, ASM277652v3, whole genome shotgun sequence, a single genomic region encodes these proteins:
- the HFE gene encoding hereditary hemochromatosis protein isoform X2: MGPRARPALLLLMLLQTAVLQGRLLQSHTLQVILGCKMQEDNSTEGFWKYGYDGQDHLEFCPDTLDWRAAEPRAWPTKLEWERHKIRARQNRAYLERDCPAQLQQLLELGRGVFDWPVPPLVKVTHHVTSSVTTLRCRALNYYPQNITMKWLKDRQPMDAKEVEPKDVLPNGDGTYQGWITLTVPPGEEQRYTCQVEHPGLDQPLLAIWEPSPSGTLVIGVISGIAVFVIILFIGILFIILRKRQTSRGVMGHYVLAERE, translated from the exons ATGGGCCCGCGAGCCAGGCCGGCGCTTCTGCTCCTGATGCTTTTGCAGACCGCGGTCCTGCAGGGGCGCTTGCTGC AGTCCCACACCCTGCAGGTCATCCTGGGCTGCAAAATGCAAGAGGACAACAGTACCGAGGGCTTCTGGAAGTACGGGTACGATGGGCAGGACCACCTTGAATTCTGCCCTGACACGCTGGATTGGAGAGCAGCAGAACCCAGGGCCTGGCCCACCAAGCTGGAGTGGGAAAGGCACAAGATTCGGGCCAGGCAGAACAGGGCCTACCTCGAGAGGGACTGCCCTGCGCAGCTGCAGCAGTTGCTGGAGCTGGGGAGAGGTGTTTTCgactggccag TGCCTCCTTTGGTGAAGGTGACACATCATGTGACCTCTTCAGTGACCACTCTACGGTGTCGGGCCCTGAACTACTACCCCCAGAACATCACCATGAAGTGGCTGAAGGATAGGCAGCCAATGGATGCCAAGGAGGTCGAACCTAAAGACGTATTGCCCAATGGGGATGGGACCTACCAGGGCTGGATAACTTTGACTGTACCCCCAGGGGAAGAACAGAGATATACTTGCCAAGTGGAGCACCCAGGCCTGGATCAGCCCCTCCTTGCTATCTGGG agCCCTCACCATCTGGAACCCTAGTCATTGGAGTCATCAGTGGAATTGCTGTTTTTGTCATCATCTTGTTCATTGGAATTTTGTTCATAATATTAAGGAAGAGGCAGACTTCAA GAGGAGTCATGGGACACTACGTCTTAGCTGAACGTGAGTGA
- the HFE gene encoding hereditary hemochromatosis protein isoform X1, translating into MGPRARPALLLLMLLQTAVLQGRLLRSHSLHYLFMGSSEQDLGLSLFEALGYVDDQLFVFYDHESRRVEPRTPWVSGRTSSQMWLELSQSLKGWDHMFTVDFWTIMENHNHSKESHTLQVILGCKMQEDNSTEGFWKYGYDGQDHLEFCPDTLDWRAAEPRAWPTKLEWERHKIRARQNRAYLERDCPAQLQQLLELGRGVFDWPVPPLVKVTHHVTSSVTTLRCRALNYYPQNITMKWLKDRQPMDAKEVEPKDVLPNGDGTYQGWITLTVPPGEEQRYTCQVEHPGLDQPLLAIWEPSPSGTLVIGVISGIAVFVIILFIGILFIILRKRQTSRGVMGHYVLAERE; encoded by the exons ATGGGCCCGCGAGCCAGGCCGGCGCTTCTGCTCCTGATGCTTTTGCAGACCGCGGTCCTGCAGGGGCGCTTGCTGC gttcACACTCTCTCCACTACCTCTTCATGGGTTCCTCAGAGCAGGACCTTGGTCTTTCCCTGTTTGAAGCTTTGGGCTATGTGGATGACCAGCTGTTCGTGTTCTATGATCATGAGAGTCGCCGTGTGGAGCCCCGAACTCCATGGGTTTCCGGTAGAACTTCAAGCCAGATGTGGCTGGAGCTGAGTCAGAGTCTGAAAGGGTGGGATCACATGTTCACTGTTGACTTCTGGACTATTATGGAAAATCACAACCACAGCAAGG AGTCCCACACCCTGCAGGTCATCCTGGGCTGCAAAATGCAAGAGGACAACAGTACCGAGGGCTTCTGGAAGTACGGGTACGATGGGCAGGACCACCTTGAATTCTGCCCTGACACGCTGGATTGGAGAGCAGCAGAACCCAGGGCCTGGCCCACCAAGCTGGAGTGGGAAAGGCACAAGATTCGGGCCAGGCAGAACAGGGCCTACCTCGAGAGGGACTGCCCTGCGCAGCTGCAGCAGTTGCTGGAGCTGGGGAGAGGTGTTTTCgactggccag TGCCTCCTTTGGTGAAGGTGACACATCATGTGACCTCTTCAGTGACCACTCTACGGTGTCGGGCCCTGAACTACTACCCCCAGAACATCACCATGAAGTGGCTGAAGGATAGGCAGCCAATGGATGCCAAGGAGGTCGAACCTAAAGACGTATTGCCCAATGGGGATGGGACCTACCAGGGCTGGATAACTTTGACTGTACCCCCAGGGGAAGAACAGAGATATACTTGCCAAGTGGAGCACCCAGGCCTGGATCAGCCCCTCCTTGCTATCTGGG agCCCTCACCATCTGGAACCCTAGTCATTGGAGTCATCAGTGGAATTGCTGTTTTTGTCATCATCTTGTTCATTGGAATTTTGTTCATAATATTAAGGAAGAGGCAGACTTCAA GAGGAGTCATGGGACACTACGTCTTAGCTGAACGTGAGTGA